A single region of the Pseudomonas mandelii genome encodes:
- the cysM gene encoding cysteine synthase CysM gives MTLQYPTIADCVGNTPLVRLQRLPGATSNTLLLKLEGNNPAGSVKDRPALSMITRAELRGQIHAGDTLIEATSGNTGIALAMAAAIKGYKMILIMPDNSSAERKAAMTAYGAELILVTQEEGMEGARDLAQRMEAEGRGKVLDQFANGDNPEAHYTTTGPEIWRQTEGTITHFVSSMGTTGTIMGVSRYLKEQNDNVQIIGLQPMEGSAIPGIRRWPQEYLPKIYQADRVDRIVDMAQSEAEDVTRRLAREEGIFCGVSSGGAVAAMLRLSREVENAVIVAIICDRGDRYLSTGIFDAPN, from the coding sequence ATGACCTTGCAGTACCCAACCATCGCCGATTGCGTCGGCAACACCCCGCTGGTCCGTTTGCAGCGCCTGCCTGGCGCCACCAGCAATACCCTTTTGCTCAAGCTCGAAGGGAATAACCCGGCGGGTTCGGTCAAGGACCGGCCGGCGCTGTCGATGATTACCCGCGCTGAATTGCGTGGGCAGATCCACGCCGGCGATACGCTGATCGAAGCGACTTCGGGTAACACCGGTATCGCGCTGGCCATGGCTGCCGCAATCAAGGGTTACAAGATGATCCTGATCATGCCGGACAACTCCAGCGCCGAACGTAAGGCCGCGATGACGGCCTATGGCGCCGAGCTGATCCTGGTCACCCAGGAAGAAGGCATGGAAGGCGCGCGCGACCTCGCTCAGCGAATGGAAGCCGAAGGCCGTGGCAAGGTGCTGGATCAGTTCGCCAACGGCGATAACCCCGAAGCGCACTACACCACCACCGGCCCGGAAATCTGGCGCCAGACCGAGGGCACCATCACTCATTTCGTCAGTTCGATGGGCACCACCGGCACCATCATGGGTGTCTCGCGCTACTTGAAAGAGCAGAACGACAACGTGCAGATCATCGGCCTGCAACCGATGGAAGGCTCGGCGATTCCGGGTATCCGTCGCTGGCCGCAGGAATACCTGCCGAAGATTTATCAAGCCGATCGTGTCGACCGCATTGTCGACATGGCGCAAAGCGAAGCTGAAGACGTGACCCGTCGTCTGGCCCGCGAAGAAGGCATCTTCTGCGGCGTGTCCTCGGGCGGTGCGGTGGCAGCGATGCTGCGCCTGTCCCGGGAAGTTGAAAACGCGGTGATCGTCGCGATCATTTGCGACCGTGGCGACCGTTACTTGTCGACCGGCATTTTCGACGCGCCCAACTGA
- the rlmD gene encoding 23S rRNA (uracil(1939)-C(5))-methyltransferase RlmD gives MAKQERGLRFQPTGGSKAPQIPTGKKQRLSIERLANDGRGIAFFEGRTWFVLGALAGEDVEARVLGAHGKVVEARTERVFQASELRRPAPCPHAGRCGGCSVQHLPHTEQLALKQRMLAEQLSKVAGVEPQEWAAPLSGPEFGYRRRARVAVRWDMKAKKLEVGFRAAGSQDIVAINECPVLVQPLQPIMTRLPEMLRRLSKPQALGHVELFSGSSLAVLLRHMAPLSDADMTILKDFCAFHEAQLWLHGDGEPQPVETDQSLGYRLEQWDLNLAYRPGDFIQVNAGVNEAMIAQALEWLKPTAEERVLDLFCGLGNFALPLAKVVREVVAVEGVQAMVERAAANAASNNLHNATFFQADLSQPLTDAEWAREGFCAVLLDPPRDGAFEVVRKLASLGAKRLVYVSCNPATLARDTVELIKQGYRLKRAGILDMFPQTAHVEAMALFEAS, from the coding sequence ATGGCCAAGCAAGAGAGAGGCCTGCGCTTCCAACCCACTGGCGGCAGCAAGGCCCCGCAAATTCCGACCGGCAAAAAGCAGCGCTTGAGCATCGAGCGCCTGGCCAATGACGGTCGCGGTATCGCGTTTTTCGAAGGTCGCACCTGGTTCGTCCTCGGCGCGCTGGCGGGCGAAGACGTCGAGGCGCGCGTGTTGGGTGCCCACGGCAAAGTGGTCGAGGCGCGCACCGAACGGGTGTTCCAGGCCAGCGAGTTGCGTCGTCCGGCGCCGTGCCCGCATGCCGGCCGCTGTGGCGGTTGCAGCGTGCAACATCTGCCGCACACTGAACAACTTGCCCTGAAACAGCGCATGCTCGCCGAACAACTGTCCAAGGTCGCCGGTGTCGAACCCCAAGAGTGGGCAGCGCCGTTGAGCGGTCCGGAATTCGGTTACCGCCGTCGCGCTCGAGTGGCGGTGCGTTGGGACATGAAAGCGAAGAAGCTCGAAGTCGGTTTCCGCGCGGCGGGCAGTCAGGACATCGTGGCCATCAACGAATGCCCGGTGTTGGTCCAGCCCTTGCAGCCGATCATGACCCGCTTGCCGGAAATGCTTCGACGCTTGAGCAAACCTCAGGCGCTGGGGCATGTGGAATTGTTCAGCGGTTCGTCGTTGGCGGTGTTGCTGCGGCACATGGCGCCGCTGTCCGACGCCGACATGACGATCCTCAAGGATTTCTGCGCGTTCCATGAAGCCCAGCTGTGGCTGCACGGAGACGGTGAACCGCAACCGGTCGAGACTGACCAGTCGTTGGGTTATCGACTTGAACAGTGGGACTTGAATCTGGCGTACCGACCGGGAGATTTCATCCAGGTCAACGCCGGGGTCAATGAAGCGATGATCGCCCAGGCGTTGGAGTGGCTGAAGCCGACAGCGGAGGAACGGGTTCTCGATCTATTCTGTGGGTTGGGTAACTTTGCATTGCCGCTGGCCAAGGTCGTTCGCGAGGTGGTGGCAGTGGAAGGTGTGCAGGCGATGGTCGAGCGAGCAGCCGCGAATGCAGCTAGCAACAATCTTCATAATGCGACTTTTTTTCAGGCCGATTTATCCCAGCCTTTGACCGATGCCGAATGGGCGCGCGAAGGCTTTTGTGCGGTACTCTTGGACCCACCGCGTGACGGTGCTTTCGAGGTCGTGCGCAAGCTGGCGTCCCTGGGCGCCAAACGGTTGGTGTACGTGTCGTGCAACCCGGCAACGCTGGCGCGCGATACGGTCGAATTGATCAAGCAGGGCTACCGGTTAAAACGTGCCGGGATTCTCGATATGTTTCCTCAGACGGCACATGTCGAGGCCATGGCGTTATTTGAAGCGAGCTAG
- the relA gene encoding GTP diphosphokinase — MVQVRAHQPINTDGSINLEAWLDHAVSVDLALDREALKEACEFARVSEQQANAAKNLWSEGTSSFRTGLEIAEILADLKLDQDSLVAAVLYRGVREGQIELPAVSQRFGPVVAKLIDGVLRMAAISASLSPRQSLVLGTQGQVENLRKMLVAMVDDVRVALIKLAERTCAIRAVKTADDEKRNRVAREVFDIYAPLAHRLGIGHIKWELEDLSFRYLEPDQYKQIAKLLHERRLDRERFIADVMNQLKVELQATGVDADISGRAKHIYSIWRKMQRKGLEFSQIYDVRAVRVLVPEMRDCYTALGIVHTLWRHIPKEFDDYIANPKENGYRSLHTAVIGPEGKVLEVQIRTHAMHEEAELGVCAHWRYKGTDVKSGSNHYEEKISWLRQVLEWHEELGDIGGLAEQLRVDIEPDRVYIFTPDGHAIDLPKGATPLDFAYRVHTEIGHNCRGAKINGRIVPLNYSLQTGEQVEIITSKHGTPSRDWLNPNLGYITTSRARAKIVHWFKLQARDQNVAAGKTLLERELSRLGLPAVDFDKLADKANMKTAEDMYAALGAGDLRLAQLVNLAQQLVEPERGNEQLELIPRKATGYKPGKRGDIQIQGVGNLMTQMAGCCQPLPGDAIVGYITQGRGVSIHRQDCASVLQLGGREPERIIQVSWGPVPVLTYPVDIIIRAYDRSGLLRDVSQVLLNERINVLAVNTRSNKEDNTALMSLTIEIPGLDALGRLLGRISQLPNIIETRRNRTP; from the coding sequence ATGGTACAGGTGAGAGCACACCAGCCGATCAACACTGACGGCAGTATCAATCTCGAGGCTTGGCTCGATCATGCGGTCAGTGTCGATCTGGCACTGGATCGCGAAGCCTTGAAGGAAGCGTGCGAGTTCGCTCGCGTGTCTGAACAACAGGCCAATGCGGCGAAGAATCTATGGTCCGAAGGGACCTCGAGTTTCCGCACCGGCCTTGAGATCGCCGAGATTCTCGCCGACCTCAAACTCGATCAGGATTCGTTGGTCGCAGCGGTCCTGTACCGCGGCGTGCGCGAAGGCCAGATCGAACTGCCGGCGGTCAGCCAGCGCTTCGGTCCGGTGGTCGCCAAACTCATCGACGGCGTGTTGCGCATGGCGGCGATCAGCGCCAGCCTGAGCCCCCGTCAATCGTTGGTGCTGGGCACCCAGGGCCAGGTCGAAAACCTGCGCAAAATGCTGGTGGCCATGGTCGACGACGTGCGCGTCGCGTTGATCAAACTGGCCGAGCGCACCTGCGCGATCCGTGCGGTGAAAACCGCCGACGACGAAAAGCGTAATCGCGTTGCCCGTGAAGTCTTCGACATCTACGCGCCGCTGGCTCACCGTCTCGGTATCGGTCATATCAAATGGGAACTGGAGGATTTGTCCTTCCGTTACCTTGAGCCCGATCAGTACAAGCAGATCGCCAAGTTGCTGCACGAGCGGCGTCTGGATCGCGAGCGTTTCATTGCCGATGTGATGAACCAGCTGAAAGTCGAGTTGCAGGCCACCGGCGTCGATGCCGACATCAGCGGCCGGGCCAAACACATCTATTCGATCTGGCGCAAAATGCAGCGCAAGGGGCTGGAGTTCAGCCAGATCTACGACGTGCGCGCCGTTCGTGTGCTGGTGCCGGAAATGCGCGACTGCTACACCGCGCTCGGCATCGTCCATACGTTGTGGCGGCACATCCCGAAGGAATTCGACGACTACATTGCCAACCCGAAAGAGAACGGCTACCGCTCGCTGCACACCGCGGTGATCGGCCCCGAGGGCAAGGTGCTGGAAGTGCAGATCCGCACCCACGCCATGCACGAAGAAGCCGAGCTGGGCGTTTGCGCGCACTGGCGCTACAAGGGCACCGACGTCAAATCCGGGTCCAACCACTACGAAGAGAAAATTTCCTGGCTGCGCCAGGTCCTCGAGTGGCATGAAGAATTGGGTGATATCGGCGGTCTGGCTGAACAGCTGCGGGTCGATATCGAGCCGGACCGGGTCTACATCTTCACCCCGGACGGTCATGCCATCGACCTGCCGAAGGGCGCGACCCCGCTGGACTTCGCCTACCGCGTGCACACCGAAATCGGTCACAACTGCCGTGGCGCGAAGATCAACGGGCGCATCGTACCGCTCAACTACAGCCTGCAAACCGGTGAACAGGTCGAGATCATCACCAGCAAGCACGGCACTCCGAGCCGCGACTGGCTGAACCCGAACCTGGGTTACATCACCACCTCGCGGGCACGGGCAAAGATCGTTCACTGGTTCAAGTTGCAGGCGCGTGATCAGAACGTCGCGGCCGGTAAAACCCTGCTCGAACGTGAGCTCAGTCGTCTCGGCTTGCCAGCGGTGGACTTCGACAAGCTGGCCGACAAGGCCAACATGAAGACCGCCGAAGACATGTACGCCGCGTTGGGCGCGGGCGATCTGCGCCTGGCGCAACTGGTGAACCTGGCGCAACAACTGGTCGAGCCGGAACGCGGCAATGAGCAGCTGGAACTGATCCCGCGCAAAGCCACCGGCTACAAACCGGGCAAGCGCGGCGACATTCAGATTCAGGGTGTCGGCAACCTGATGACGCAAATGGCCGGTTGCTGCCAGCCGTTGCCGGGTGATGCCATTGTCGGTTACATCACCCAGGGCCGTGGCGTGAGCATTCACCGTCAGGACTGTGCCTCGGTGCTGCAACTGGGTGGGCGCGAGCCGGAGCGGATCATTCAGGTCAGCTGGGGCCCCGTGCCGGTACTCACCTACCCGGTGGACATCATCATCCGCGCCTACGACCGTTCCGGTTTGCTGCGTGACGTGTCGCAGGTATTGCTCAACGAGCGGATCAACGTGCTGGCGGTCAACACCCGCTCGAACAAGGAGGACAACACCGCGCTGATGTCCCTGACCATCGAGATTCCGGGGCTGGATGCATTGGGGCGGTTGCTGGGACGGATTTCCCAGTTGCCGAACATCATCGAAACCCGGCGTAACCGTACACCGTGA
- the mazG gene encoding nucleoside triphosphate pyrophosphohydrolase: MYSLEDLLHLMNRLRDPQFGCPWDIKQTYATIVPHTLEEAYEVADAIERGDFDHLQGELGDLLFQVVYYSQLAREEGRFEFAGVIDSITRKLIRRHPHVFPTGDLYAPLDVPRLSEEQVKQRWEEIKAEERAEKSSAPEQLSLLDDVPAALPALSRSAKLQKRAGQVGFDWPDALPVLDKVREELDEVLEAMADNDSAAIADEVGDLLFSVVNLARHLKVDPETALRGANSKFERRFRFIEQALRDTHRPMEDCTLEELDALWGEAKRQEKNLPSCG, translated from the coding sequence ATGTATTCACTTGAAGACTTGCTGCACCTGATGAACCGTCTGCGCGACCCGCAGTTCGGTTGCCCGTGGGACATCAAGCAAACCTACGCCACCATCGTCCCGCACACCCTTGAGGAAGCCTACGAAGTCGCTGACGCCATCGAGCGCGGTGACTTCGATCACTTGCAGGGCGAGTTGGGTGATTTGCTGTTCCAGGTGGTTTATTACAGCCAGCTGGCCCGGGAAGAAGGGCGCTTCGAATTCGCCGGTGTGATCGACAGCATCACCCGCAAGCTGATCCGTCGCCATCCTCACGTATTTCCAACCGGTGATCTGTACGCGCCGCTGGATGTTCCGCGTCTGAGTGAAGAGCAGGTCAAGCAGCGCTGGGAAGAGATCAAGGCTGAGGAGCGCGCCGAGAAATCATCCGCGCCCGAACAGCTGTCCTTGCTCGACGATGTGCCCGCCGCGCTGCCTGCATTGTCCCGCTCGGCGAAGTTGCAGAAGCGCGCGGGGCAAGTCGGTTTCGACTGGCCGGACGCCTTGCCGGTGCTGGACAAGGTCCGCGAAGAACTCGATGAAGTGCTCGAAGCCATGGCCGACAATGACTCGGCAGCGATTGCCGATGAGGTGGGTGATTTGCTGTTTTCCGTGGTCAATCTGGCGCGTCATTTGAAAGTCGACCCGGAAACTGCACTGCGTGGCGCCAACAGCAAGTTTGAAAGACGCTTCCGTTTTATCGAACAGGCATTGCGCGACACCCACCGTCCCATGGAAGATTGCACCCTCGAAGAGTTGGACGCCTTGTGGGGCGAAGCCAAACGTCAGGAAAAGAATTTGCCCAGCTGCGGTTGA